One window from the genome of Phoenix dactylifera cultivar Barhee BC4 unplaced genomic scaffold, palm_55x_up_171113_PBpolish2nd_filt_p 001606F, whole genome shotgun sequence encodes:
- the LOC103721612 gene encoding uncharacterized protein LOC103721612, whose amino-acid sequence MGNCQAAEAATVVIQHPSERLERVHWQLKANEVMGANPGYYVAVIVTTMSSASNSPVRHLKLLRPDDTLLIGHVYHLISFEEVLREFGSRKKVRLNKFLMSKQENRRKSNNHRERKARGGTDGDIGDGDSNQENSSCSMMVEAKQEEEETHQVGNSNIDISSSGGSVSRHRQWRPTLQSIAETVL is encoded by the exons ATGGGGAATTGCCaggcggcggaggcggcgacGGTGGTGATCCAGCATCCTAGTGAGAGGCTGGAGAGAGTTCACTGGCAGCTCAAGGCCAATGAGGTGATGGGAGCCAACCCTGGCTACTACGTCGCCGTTATCGTCACCACCATGTCTTCGGCATCCAACTCGCCGGTGAGGCATCTTAAGTTGCTCCGACCGGATGACACACTCCTTATCGGCCATGTTTACCACCTCATTAGCTTTGAAG AGGTGTTGAGAGAGTTTGGATCGAGGAAGAAAGTTAGGCTGAATAAGTTTCTCATGTCGAAGCAAGAGAATAGAAGAAAGAGTAACAATCACAGGGAGAGGAAGGCAAGAGGAGGTACAGATGGTGATATTGGTGATGGAGATTCTAAtcaagagaattcttcttgctcTATG ATGGTGGAAgcaaaacaagaagaagaggagacacATCAGGTGGGCAATAGCAACATTGACATTAGCAGCAGTGGTGGCAGTGTGTCAAGGCACAGACAATGGAGACCAACCTTGCAGAGCATTGCAGAG ACGGTACTTTGA